The genomic segment CTGCTCGACCAGGGTCAGCGCCACGTTGTCGCGCAGGTACGCCGGTTCGACCTTCTCCGGTGCAATGGCCTCACCGCGCGCGAAGGCCGGTACCGCCAGCGCCAGCACATCCGACGCACGCGGCAGTGCAGTGGCATCGAAACCGCGCAGGCCTGCCCCCAGTTGCGCCACCAGAGCGCCTTCGGTCGCGCCGAACCCGGTACCGACGCCGTAGGCCGACAGCCCTTCCGGCAACGCCACCGCAGCCGGTGCGCACACGCGCTCGGCATCGCATGCAACCGGCAGGCCGTCCACGCGTTCGAAGCGCGCGACGTACAGTTCGCCCATCCGCGCATCGATTGCCGACAGGATCTGTGTTTCTTCCGCCGGCGCACGCAGCGCCAGCACCCGCAGCGTCGACACCGGCAGCAGCGGGCGGTCCAGCGCCAGCGCGATGCCCTGGGCAATGGCGATGGCCAGGCGCACGCCGGTGAACGCACCGGGGCCGCGGCTGAGCGCGATACCGTCCAGCTGGCGGCGGCTGATGCCGGCTTCGGCCAGCAGCGCCTCCGCCCACGGCAGGCTCAGTTCGGCATGCCGGCGCGGGGCGATCTCGAAACGTTCCAGCACCTGCCCATCGACATGCAGGGCAACGGAACAGGCTTCGGTGGCGGTTTCAAAGGCGAGCAGTTTCATCGGATCAGGTCAGAACAGGGGGAACGTGGCGCCGGGCGCCAGATCCGGGCCCGCCGCAGCGGTGGCCGGAACGGCATCATCGGCCACGGGTGCCCATTGTGGCGTAAAGAAGGCCTGCACATCGGCCAGGCTGCGGGTACGGCGGAACGGCGGCAGCGAATCGAGGAAGACCCGGCCATAGCCGCGATTAAGCAGGCGCGGGTCGCACAGCACCAGCACCCCGCGGTCGCTCTCGCTGCGGATCAGGCGGCCGACACCCTGCTTCAACGCGATCACCGCCTGCGGCAGCTGCTCGTCGCGGAACGGGTTGCCGCCCTGGCTGCGGATCGCCTCCAGCCGTGCCTCGTACACCGGGTCGTCCGGAGCGGCGAAGGGCAGCTTGTCGATCATCACCACGCTCAACGCTTCGCCGACCACGTCCACGCCCTCGCGGAAACTGGCCGAGCCGAGCAGCACGCCATTGCCCGATTCGCGGAAGCGCTGCAGCAACGTCGCGCGCGGCGCCTCGCCCTGCACGAACAACGGCCACGGCCCGTCGCGCAGCGCTTCGGCGGCCTCGCGCAGGGCGCGATGCGACGCGAACAGCAGGAATGCCCTGCCCTGCGACGCCTGCAGCACCGGCCGCAGGGTCTGGATCAACGCGGTGCCGAAGCCACGCGCGGCCGGATCGGGCAGGCCTTCGGGCAGGTAGCACAACGCCTGCTCGGGCCAGTTGAACGGACTCGGCTGGACCAGGGTGTGCGGATCGTCCAGGCCCAGCCGCGTGGCGATGTGATCAAAGCCACCGCCTACGGTCAGCGTAGCGGAGGTGAAGATCCATGCCGCCCGGCTGCGTTCACGGTGCTCGCGCAGCGGCCCGGACACATCCATGGGCGTGCGCTGGCAGCGGAAACCACGCGGGGTGAGCTCGTACCAGAGCACATCGGCAGCACCCGCCACGTCCGCAGGGTCGGTGTCGAAATCCAGGCTGGGCTCATCATCGCCCAGCCAGCGGCTGAGCCGCGAGACCGCTTCGCGCGCCCGCGCATGGCAGGCATCCAGGCCAGCGGCAGCTTCGCGCAGTGGTTGCAGTGCCTGCTCCAGCGTCACCAGCCCCGCCATCACCGTATCGAAGCCGTCGCGCACCTGTGGCATTGCCAGTGCGCGCCACTGCGTGCCGCGCGATGGCAGGCCCTCCATCGCTGTACGCAACGCCAGCAGCGCCTGCTGCAACTGGTCGACCGGCTCCTGCAGGGCCGACTGCGCACCGCCCACGCCTCGCGCTTCGGCCAGGCAGTCGCGGCCGAGCTCCTGCCACGGGCGCATGCCGAACCCCTCGCCGAAGAACTGCGCGGCCAACTCGGGCAACTGATGCGCCTCGTCGATGACGAACGCCTGCGCCCCCGGCAGCAGTTCGCCGAAGCCATCCTGTTTCAATGCCAGGTCCGCCAGCAGCAGGTGATGGTTGACCACCACCACGTCGGCCGCCTGCGCACGTTGCCGCGCACGCACCACGAAGCAGTCGTCCCAGAACGGGCAGTCGGTGCCCAGGCAGTTGTCGACGGTGGAGGTGACCATCGGCAGCAGTGGTGAGTCGTCGGCCAACCCGTCGAGCTCGGCGATGTCACCGAACTCGGAGCGACCGGACCAGGCCAGGATGCGCTGGAACTGCGCCGCCTGTTCCGGGCTGGAGAATCGTGGCTCGCCACGCGCCTGCTGCAGGCGATAGCGGCACAGGTAGTTCGCACGCCCCTTCAGCAGCGCGCTGCGCAGGCCGACGCCGAGCGCCTGGCGCACGCGAGGAAGATCGCGGTGGTAGAGCTGGTCCTGCAGCGCGCGGGTACCGGTGGAGATGATGGTACGCAGCCCGGACAGCAGTACCGGCACCAGGTAGGCGAAGGTCTTGCCGGTGCCGGTACCGGCCTCGGCCAGCAGCAGATCGCGCTGCTGCAGCGCATCGGCGATGGCTTCGGTCAGGCGCAGCTGGGCCGGACGCGGGACGAAGGCGTCCAGGTGCGAGGCGAGCGCGCCGCCGTCGCTGAGGGCTTCGCGGCTGGCATGGACAAGGTCGGACATCAGAAGGAAAGGATACCCGGCCGGGCGCTGCCCGGCACCCGTTTCAGGCCAGAGCACCAGCAGCGGCAACGGCAACAGCGTTTGTTCATGGCTCTGGGTTGTACTGAGGGCTGGCAGGGGACTGCGGGTTTGCGGGGACGCCGTAAACCCATCCCTGGGGGCTTGGCCGCGGCATCCATGCCGCGGACACCCCGCAAACCCGCAGTCCCCCGCCTTCGACAGTTTCCCCGTGACGGAGGGACGCACTTCGTAGAGTCGAGCTTGCTCGACTGGTGGTTCAGAAGCGGTGGGAGTAACGGGGAAAGAAGAAAGGAAATGGCAGCGAGCGCGCGACCCGCTTTTGATTTTGATTTTGTTCTTGCCTGCGGCCCGCGCGATGTATGGCGGGCCGGGTGGGTGGGGCGTGCAGGACCGTTGGCGCCATGGATGGCGCCATCGAGCCCCCATGGATGGGTTCACGGCGTGTCCTGCACGCCCTACCCACCCGGCCCATCACAACCCTCCATCAGTGCGAGCGTGCGCCGCAGAGGGGGCAGCGCCCGATGGAGGGGAACAGCTCAGTACCGCTTGATCCCCGGCACGGTGCAGCCTTCCAGCTGCGCATGCGCCGACACCGCATTCTCCTTCTCGCCGCGCGCCAGGCGCGACTGCTCGATCGTCGCCCAGTGCCGGCGGCATAGCGGCCCCGTCTTCGAACCCAGATCGATCGCCTTGCGTGCGAATGTCTCCGCCTGCGCCCACTGGCCCTGCAGCAGCGCCAGCTCGGCACGTTCCTGCAGCACCGCCGGGTCACCCGCCACGATCTCCAGCGCATGGTCCAGGCTGCTGGCCGCGGCGACCAGATCATTGGCCTGTCGCTGCGCCTGCGCGGTCACCCGCAGATCTTCAACCTGCGAATCGCGCAGCGGCTGCACCGACAGCTCCTTGTCGTCCGGGCCGGCGGCTGCGTCCACGGCGGCCAGGCGCTGCGCCGGCGTGGTGGTATCAACCGGCGGCTTGGCCACCGGCGGTGCGCTGCTCACGCACGCGGCCAAGGCCAGGCTGAGGCCGGTCAGGGCCAGGGGCTGCAGCAGGGATCGCAAGTTCATCGGCATCATCGGCTTGGAGGAGGAGTAGCAGCCGCGGGGGCCGCGGCGGGTTCCGCAGGGGCGTCCGGCTTG from the Stenotrophomonas maltophilia genome contains:
- the tsaB gene encoding tRNA (adenosine(37)-N6)-threonylcarbamoyltransferase complex dimerization subunit type 1 TsaB produces the protein MKLLAFETATEACSVALHVDGQVLERFEIAPRRHAELSLPWAEALLAEAGISRRQLDGIALSRGPGAFTGVRLAIAIAQGIALALDRPLLPVSTLRVLALRAPAEETQILSAIDARMGELYVARFERVDGLPVACDAERVCAPAAVALPEGLSAYGVGTGFGATEGALVAQLGAGLRGFDATALPRASDVLALAVPAFARGEAIAPEKVEPAYLRDNVALTLVEQQAAREAKAKANG
- a CDS encoding ATP-dependent DNA helicase, translated to MSDLVHASREALSDGGALASHLDAFVPRPAQLRLTEAIADALQQRDLLLAEAGTGTGKTFAYLVPVLLSGLRTIISTGTRALQDQLYHRDLPRVRQALGVGLRSALLKGRANYLCRYRLQQARGEPRFSSPEQAAQFQRILAWSGRSEFGDIAELDGLADDSPLLPMVTSTVDNCLGTDCPFWDDCFVVRARQRAQAADVVVVNHHLLLADLALKQDGFGELLPGAQAFVIDEAHQLPELAAQFFGEGFGMRPWQELGRDCLAEARGVGGAQSALQEPVDQLQQALLALRTAMEGLPSRGTQWRALAMPQVRDGFDTVMAGLVTLEQALQPLREAAAGLDACHARAREAVSRLSRWLGDDEPSLDFDTDPADVAGAADVLWYELTPRGFRCQRTPMDVSGPLREHRERSRAAWIFTSATLTVGGGFDHIATRLGLDDPHTLVQPSPFNWPEQALCYLPEGLPDPAARGFGTALIQTLRPVLQASQGRAFLLFASHRALREAAEALRDGPWPLFVQGEAPRATLLQRFRESGNGVLLGSASFREGVDVVGEALSVVMIDKLPFAAPDDPVYEARLEAIRSQGGNPFRDEQLPQAVIALKQGVGRLIRSESDRGVLVLCDPRLLNRGYGRVFLDSLPPFRRTRSLADVQAFFTPQWAPVADDAVPATAAAGPDLAPGATFPLF